The Sulfurihydrogenibium sp. genome has a window encoding:
- a CDS encoding DsrE/DsrF/DrsH-like family protein, translating into MTTRVGIIVLSGTLDKVLPAFIIGTTAAAMGMEVGMFFSFYGLNAIHKEKHKNLKVSPVGNPAMPMPVPVPQILTIMPGMMDFATSMMKGMMEKHKVPSLEQLIQQAKDLEVKLYPCQTAMTLFGYTVDDLIEGVEKPVGAATFLSFVNTGDKSIVLNF; encoded by the coding sequence ATGACAACAAGAGTTGGAATCATCGTTTTAAGTGGAACCTTAGATAAAGTTTTACCTGCTTTTATAATTGGGACTACAGCTGCGGCTATGGGTATGGAAGTAGGGATGTTCTTTAGCTTTTATGGATTAAATGCAATTCATAAAGAAAAACATAAAAATTTAAAAGTTTCTCCGGTAGGAAATCCGGCAATGCCTATGCCTGTTCCTGTGCCACAGATACTAACAATAATGCCGGGTATGATGGATTTTGCAACATCTATGATGAAAGGAATGATGGAAAAACACAAAGTCCCATCTTTAGAACAACTAATCCAACAAGCAAAAGATTTAGAGGTAAAATTATATCCATGCCAGACAGCAATGACTCTCTTTGGCTATACGGTTGATGACTTAATAGAGGGTGTGGAGAAACCAGTTGGAGCTGCAACTTTTTTAAGCTTTGTAAATACAGGCGA